The region GTCCGACTTTGTCACATTCTTTGATAATTTCGCGGTCCACGCTGGCGGCGAAGGCCTTGGCTTTCATCTTTTTCTTAAGGCTTTTGGGCTTCATGCCGTTCATTTTTTCCGGGCGCATGAGCGCGTTGGCGTGGATAAGTCCGGTTACGGTCTCTCCGCAACGCAGGGCGAAATCGAAATCTGACTGCGGGGGTACACCGGTCATTTCACCGTTATGGGCGCGAATGGCCTGAATTGCTTCTTTCGGCAGTTTTCCTTCAAGCATTTCAGCGGCGATCAGGCCGTGCTTTTCAGGAGTTTCAGCGGTCTGGCTGTAATCAAGATCGTGCAGCAGACCGGTCATGGACCAGAGCTGTACATCCTGTCCCAGTTTTTCTGCCAGTGCTCCAAGTACGGCTTCGGATTCGAGGGAGTGCTGGATCAGGTTTTCTTCCGTTACATTTTCTTTGAGCAGTTCAAGTGCTTCATCTCTTGAGATCATTTTGAAATCCTTTTTTTAGGGAATTATAAAAAATAGCGTGCTGCGGCAACCAAACCCATGCCGATAGCCACTGTGCCGAAGAAATTGCGGGTGAACATAGCTACGGCAAAGGTCGGCAGTGCCACCCATAAATAAATGTTGCTGAAGCTAAGATCAATAGTTCCTTCTGGAGCGAGCAATGAGGGGGCCAGCAGGGCGGAAAGGACCGCCGTGGGCACGTAGGAAAGCCATTTAACCACGATGGGTGGCAGGTCGCGTGAACTAAGGGCCATTGCCGGAAGCATGCGCGGGATATAAGTAACCGCCATCATACCGAAAAGTGTATAAAGTATTGTCTGCTGGTCCATTATTTATTCCCCCATTTTAATGCCGCGCCAAGGGTCGCCCCGATCAGGGTGGCGATGATTACATTCCACTGCCCGGCCCCGGTCAAAGTCAATGCGGTTGACAAAAGCCCGGTAATTATTCCGACAACGACGTGGCTCTTATCCTTGATCTGAAAGATCAGCAGGGCAATGAACATTGCCGGCAGTGCGTAATCGAGACCCATTGGCTTTACGTCGCTTATGAGCGTGCTTGAGAAAATGCCCAGAACGGTTCCGCCAACCCAAGCAAGTTGCGCGATTGAATTGATCAGAAAAGTCTCGCCCTTGTGCATGTCGCCGTTGGCAAATCTGGTGGAATGTACGGCAAAACTTTCGTCCGTAAGCTGGAAAGTGAATCCGGCCAGTTCCATTTTGCTCCATTTTTTAAGATACGGGGAAAGAGCCGCGGACATGAGCATATGTCGCAGGTTGACGATGAAGGTGGTGAGAATCACCGTAAGGGAAGATGCGCCGGACGCGATAAGGCTAACCGCGATAAATTGAGCTGACCCCGCAAAGACTATCAGCGACATGAGCACGGTGTTATCTATGGAAAGACCAGATTTACGGGCCAGCACCCCGTAGGCGAAGCCCACAGGCAGATAGCCCAGTACGATGGGCAGAGCCTGTTTGAATGCCGCTGCCAGCGAATCTTTTGGTTTTATTTTTTGGGAATTCATGACCGATTCCACGGTTACCTCCGGCGTAATTAAATTTCAACAACAGATTTTTGATTTACTTGTCAGTCTACATAAAATCTGACATCAGTACAGATACAGATTTTATAAATATAGACCATAACAGATGGCGAGAATGAGGGTAGAGTATATGAATCTGGACAGTTCAGACAGTCAGTACAGATACAAAAAAGTGGAGCAGGAACTTTCAAAACATATTGAAGCCGGGGATCTTGTGCCCGGTGATAAGCTACCGTCCCTGCGTCAGATGAGCAAAACCCTCAAAGTCTCCATTTCAACTGTTTCCCACGCTTACGAAGAGCTTGAAAAACGCGGTCTGATCGAGTCTCGGCCCCGCTCCGGATACTACGTGCGCAGTGAATTTAGAACTATTCCCACCCCGCAGATTACGACCATCCAGAAGCTTGAACCACATCTGGTTACCAAGAACAAGCTGATTCGGACCGCCCTTGAAACAGTGGGGAATAAAAACCTGCTTCCGTTGGGTGTGGTTTGTCCAAATGCAGAGCTGCTGCCGACCCGGCAACTGAGCAAGATCATGACCAGTGTTATCCGGGATAATCCCTATGATACCGCCAGCTATGAAATGATACCCGGCAACCTCGACCTGCGCAGGCAGATAGCATTCCGTTCAGTGGATTGCGGGTCGAACGTTACCGCCGGTGAATTGGTCATTACTACCGGAGCCATGGAGGCCTTGTATATTTCCCTTCGCACTCTGACCCGCCCCGGTGATCTGGTACTTATCCAGTCGCCGTCCTATTACTGCTTTCTACAATTGGTGGAAAATCTGGGACTGCGGGCAATTGAAATCCCTTCCTGCCCGGACAAGGGCATAAACCCGGACCGGGTTGCTGAAATTGTCCGTACTTTTGACATCAAGGCTTGTATCTTCTCTCCTAATTTCAATAATCCAGACGGTAGCCTGACTTCTAATGACCGCAAACGCAAGATTGTTAAAATCCTAGCGGACCACAAGGTGCCGCTGGTAGAGGATGATGTCTACGGGGAGATCTATTTCGGTGATTCCCGGCCCCGCACCTTCAAATCTTATGACCGATCCGGCGGGGTGCTGCTTTGTTCATCTTTCTCAAAGACCATTGCCCCCGGATACCGGGTCGGCTGGTTGGCACCGGGCCGATATCTGGAAAAGGCCCTCGAGATCAAAGCCACGACCAATGTTTCCTGTGTAGCCGTCACTCAGATGGCCATCGCCCGTTACCTGCGCGAAACTCTTTATGACCGTCATCTTAAGAAGCTGCGTGCGGCCATGAAGGACCAGATGCAGAAGATGCGTGCAGAGATTGGGCTCGCTTTCCCTGAAGGCTCCAAGGTAACCAGTCCTAAGGGCGGCTCGGTTCTTTGGGTGGAGCTGCCTGAAGGAAAAGACGGGGTTGAACTTTTTTTCAAGGCCCGTGAAGAAGGTATCGGAATAGTGCCCGGAACAGTTTTTTCTCCGCAGGATGTTTTTTCAAACTACATCCGCCTTTCCAGCGGAGCACTCTGGAGTGCTGAGATTCAGGCCGGAGTACGCCGTTTAGGAGAGCTGGCAGCGCAATGATTATTGCCGGGATCAGCGGTACTCCAGCTTAATCTTGTCGTGAAAACGGTCAGTCGTTTCTCATTAAGCTGTCGCCGATGTTTCTTCGATGATTTTTTCTACCATATCGGCGGCGTCATCTATTGATGCTTCGGGGTCTGCTTCTATCAGGGCTATTTGAAGGTTGATTTCACGTTGCAGGGTGATGTTTTCAGGGTCGAAATATAGTTTCCAGACCGGCACAGCCTTTTTCCCCGCACCGGCGCGGCATAACACCAGCCCAAGGTAAAGATAGGAGAAATTATCCTTGCCGAGTATACGGATAGCCCTTTCAAATTCCACTTTGGC is a window of Maridesulfovibrio sp. DNA encoding:
- a CDS encoding PLP-dependent aminotransferase family protein; this translates as MNLDSSDSQYRYKKVEQELSKHIEAGDLVPGDKLPSLRQMSKTLKVSISTVSHAYEELEKRGLIESRPRSGYYVRSEFRTIPTPQITTIQKLEPHLVTKNKLIRTALETVGNKNLLPLGVVCPNAELLPTRQLSKIMTSVIRDNPYDTASYEMIPGNLDLRRQIAFRSVDCGSNVTAGELVITTGAMEALYISLRTLTRPGDLVLIQSPSYYCFLQLVENLGLRAIEIPSCPDKGINPDRVAEIVRTFDIKACIFSPNFNNPDGSLTSNDRKRKIVKILADHKVPLVEDDVYGEIYFGDSRPRTFKSYDRSGGVLLCSSFSKTIAPGYRVGWLAPGRYLEKALEIKATTNVSCVAVTQMAIARYLRETLYDRHLKKLRAAMKDQMQKMRAEIGLAFPEGSKVTSPKGGSVLWVELPEGKDGVELFFKAREEGIGIVPGTVFSPQDVFSNYIRLSSGALWSAEIQAGVRRLGELAAQ
- a CDS encoding AzlD domain-containing protein, whose protein sequence is MDQQTILYTLFGMMAVTYIPRMLPAMALSSRDLPPIVVKWLSYVPTAVLSALLAPSLLAPEGTIDLSFSNIYLWVALPTFAVAMFTRNFFGTVAIGMGLVAAARYFL
- a CDS encoding HDIG domain-containing metalloprotein, which encodes MISRDEALELLKENVTEENLIQHSLESEAVLGALAEKLGQDVQLWSMTGLLHDLDYSQTAETPEKHGLIAAEMLEGKLPKEAIQAIRAHNGEMTGVPPQSDFDFALRCGETVTGLIHANALMRPEKMNGMKPKSLKKKMKAKAFAASVDREIIKECDKVGLELGDFFTLSIEAVTSIAPEVGLD
- a CDS encoding AzlC family ABC transporter permease codes for the protein MESVMNSQKIKPKDSLAAAFKQALPIVLGYLPVGFAYGVLARKSGLSIDNTVLMSLIVFAGSAQFIAVSLIASGASSLTVILTTFIVNLRHMLMSAALSPYLKKWSKMELAGFTFQLTDESFAVHSTRFANGDMHKGETFLINSIAQLAWVGGTVLGIFSSTLISDVKPMGLDYALPAMFIALLIFQIKDKSHVVVGIITGLLSTALTLTGAGQWNVIIATLIGATLGAALKWGNK